One Manihot esculenta cultivar AM560-2 chromosome 18, M.esculenta_v8, whole genome shotgun sequence genomic window carries:
- the LOC122722513 gene encoding uncharacterized PE-PGRS family protein PE_PGRS54-like, producing MALKPVWAYPGKIGGGGDAYWKPMLGGREEGIDGGGDWTGGEGDCIVGCGDWTSGGDGECVDGEEDDAGCAWLGGDWPVCADSTGDADCVEGVGDDTGCAGLGGDWLDGGDWTGDWDCVEGVGDDTSCVGLGGDWLDGGDWTGDGDCVEGVGDDTSCVGLGGDWLDGGDWTGDGDCVEGIGDETGCAGLGGDWPVCADWVGDGDCVEGVGDDTGCAELDGDSLDSGDSTGDGDCVEGVGDDTGCAWLGGDWPVCADWIGDKDCVEGVGDDIGCAGLGGDGLDGEDWTGDGDCVEGVGDDTGCAGLGGDSLDGGDWTGDGDCVEGVGDDTGCARLDGDWILCGDWTGDGDCVEGVGDDTGCAGLGGDGLDGEDWTGDGDCVEGVGDDTGCARLDGDWILFGDWTGDGDCVEGVGDDTGCAGLGGDGLDGEDWTGDGDCVEGVGDVTGCAGIGGDSLDGGDWTGDGDCVEGIGDDTGCAGLGRDLLDGEDWTGDGDCVEGVGDNAGCIGLGGDSLDGGDWTGDGDWVEGVGDDTGSAGLGGDSLDGGDWTGDGDWVEGVGDDTGCAGLGGDSLDGGDWTGDGDCVEGVGDDTGCAGLGGDSLDGEDWTGDGDCVEGVGDDTGCAGLAGDWLDGEDWTGDGDCVEGVGDDTVCVGLGGDWLDGGDCTGDGDWVEGVGDDTGCAGLGGDSLDGGDWTGDGDWVEGVGDDTGCAGLGGDSLDGGDWTGDGDCVEGVGDDTGCAGLGGDSLDGEDWTGDGDCVESVGDDTGCAGLGGDGLDGEDWTEDGDCVEGVGDVRGCTGLGGDSLDGWDWTGDGDCVEGVGDDTGCAGLGGDSLDGEDWTGDGDCVEGVGDDTGCDGLAGDWLDGEDWTGDGDCVEGVGDDTGCAGLGGHGLDGEDWTGDGDCVEGVGDDTGCAALGGDSLDGEDWTGDWDWVEGVGDDTGCAGLAGDWLDGEDWTGDGDCVEGVGDDTGCAGLGGDSLDGVDWTGDGDCVEGVGDNTGCAGLGGDGLDGEDWTGDGDCVEGVGDDTACAGLGGHGLDGEDWTGDGDCVEGVGDDTGCAGLGGHGLDGEDWTGDGDCVEGVGDCVEGVGDVTGCAGLGGDSLDGGDWTEDGDCVEGVGDDTGCAGPGGHGPDGEDWTGDGDCVEGVGDDTGCAGLGGHGLDGVDWTGDGDCVEGVGDVTGCAGLGGDSLDGGDWTGDGDCVEGVGDDTGCAGLGGHGLDGEDWTGDGDCVEGVGDDTGCAGLGGDSLDGGDWTGDGDCVEGVGDDTGCAGLGGHGLDGEDWTGDGDCVEGVGDDIGCAGLGGDSLDGGDWTGDGDCVEGVGDDTGCAGLGGHGLDGEDWTGDGDCVECVGDDIGCAGLAGDWLDGEDWTGDGDCVEGVGDDTGCARLGRDSLDGGDWTGDGDCVEGVGDDTGCTGVGGDSLDCGDLTDDGDCVAGVGDDVGCSRLAGDWLSGRDCTCERDCVEGVGDDVGCSWLGVDSSDGWDWTGDCDCIKGGGDETGCVGVGGDSLDGGDWTGDGDCIAGIGDETGSGWLGGDCTGDGDCVEGVGDDVGCSRLAGDWLSGRDCAGDGECVEGAGDDVDCAWLGADSSDGWDWTGDGDCVEGVGDDTGCAGVGGDSLDGGDWTDDGDCIGGVGDKTGCSEVGGDSLDGGD from the exons ATGGCGCTCAAGCCGGTTTGGGCG TATCCTGGAAAaattggtggtggtggtgacgCGTATTGGAAGCCAATGTTAGGTGGAA GAGAGGAGGGCATAGATGGTGGTGGAGATTGGACAGGAGGTGAGGGGGATTGCATTGTTGGCTGTGGAGATTGGACTAGTGGTGGTGATGGAGAATGTGTTGATGGCGAGGAAGATGATGCAGGTTGTGCTTGGCTTGGTGGAGATTGGCCAGTTTGTGCGGATTCGACAGGAGATGCGGATTGTGTTGAAGGTGTAGGAGACGACACAGGTTGCGCTGGACTTGGTGGAGATTGGCTAGATGGTGGGGATTGGACAGGAGATTGGGATTGTGTTGAAGGTGTTGGAGATGATACAAGTTGCGTTGGACTTGGTGGAGATTGGCTAGATGGTGGGGATTGGACAGGAGATGGGGATTGTGTTGAAGGCGTTGGAGATGACACAAGTTGTGTTGGACTTGGTGGAGATTGGCTAGATGGTGGGGATTGGACAGGAGATGGGGATTGTGTTGAAGGAATTGGAGATGAGACTGGTTGTGCTGGGCTGGGTGGAGATTGGCCAGTTTGTGCAGATTGGGTAGGAGATGGGGATTGTGTTGAAGGTGTAGGAGATGACACAGGTTGTGCTGAACTTGATGGAGATTCGCTAGATAGTGGAGATTCGACAGGAGATGGGGATTGTGTTGAAGGTGTTGGAGATGACACAGGTTGTGCTTGGCTTGGTGGAGATTGGCCAGTTTGTGCTGATTGGATAGGAGATAAGGATTGTGTTGAAGGTGTTGGAGATGACATAGGTTGTGCTGGACTTGGTGGAGACGGGCTAGATGGTGAGGATTGGACAGGAGATGGGGATTGTGTTGAAGGTGTTGGAGATGACACAGGTTGTGCTGGACTTGGTGGAGATTCGCTAGATGGTGGGGATTGGACAGGAGATGGGGATTGTGTTGAAGGTGTAGGAGATGACACAGGTTGCGCTAGACTTGATGGAGATTGGATACTTTGTGGGGATTGGACAGGAGATGGGGATTGTGTTGAAGGTGTTGGAGATGACACAGGCTGTGCTGGACTTGGTGGAGATGGGCTAGATGGTGAGGATTGGACAGGAGATGGGGATTGTGTTGAAGGTGTAGGAGATGACACAGGTTGCGCTAGACTTGATGGAGATTGGATACTTTTTGGGGATTGGACAGGAGATGGGGATTGTGTTGAAGGTGTTGGAGATGACACAGGCTGTGCTGGACTTGGTGGAGATGGGCTAGATGGTGAGGATTGGACAGGAGATGGAGATTGTGTTGAAGGTGTTGGAGATGTCACAGGTTGCGCTGGAATTGGTGGAGATTCGCTAGATGGTGGGGATTGGACAGGAGATGGGGATTGTGTAGAAGGTATTGGAGATGACACAGGTTGCGCTGGACTTGGTCGAGATTTGCTAGATGGTGAGGATTGGACAGGAGATGGGGATTGTGTTGAAGGTGTTGGAGACAACGCAGGTTGCATTGGACTTGGTGGAGATTCGCTAGATGGTGGGGATTGGACAGGAGATGGGGATTGGGTTGAAGGTGTTGGAGATGACACAGGTTCCGCTGGACTTGGTGGAGATTCGCTAGATGGTGGGGATTGGACAGGAGATGGGGATTGGGTTGAAGGTGTTGGAGATGACACAGGTTGCGCTGGACTTGGTGGAGATTCGCTAGATGGTGGGGATTGGACAGGAGATGGGGATTGTGTAGAAGGTGTTGGAGATGACACAGGTTGCGCTGGACTTGGTGGAGATTCGCTAGATGGTGAGGATTGGACAGGAGATGGGGATTGTGTTGAAGGTGTTGGAGATGACACCGGTTGCGCTGGACTTGCTGGAGATTGGCTAGATGGTGAGGATTGGACAGGAGATGGGGATTGTGTTGAAGGTGTTGGAGATGACACCGTTTGCGTTGGACTTGGTGGAGATTGGCTAGATGGTGGGGATTGTACAGGAGATGGGGATTGGGTTGAAGGTGTTGGAGATGACACAG GTTGCGCTGGACTTGGTGGAGATTCGCTAGATGGTGGGGATTGGACAGGAGATGGGGATTGGGTTGAAGGTGTTGGAGATGACACAGGTTGCGCTGGACTTGGTGGAGATTCGCTAGATGGTGGGGATTGGACAGGAGATGGGGATTGTGTAGAAGGTGTTGGAGATGACACAGGTTGCGCTGGACTTGGTGGAGATTCGCTAGATGGTGAGGATTGGACAGGAGATGGGGATTGTGTTGAAAGTGTTGGAGATGACACAGGTTGTGCTGGACTTGGTGGAGATGGGCTAGATGGTGAGGATTGGACAGAAGATGGGGATTGTGTTGAAGGTGTTGGAGATGTCAGAGGTTGCACTGGACTTGGTGGAGATTCGCTAGATGGTTGGGATTGGACAGGAGATGGGGATTGTGTAGAAGGTGTTGGAGATGACACAGGTTGCGCTGGACTTGGTGGAGATTCGCTAGATGGTGAGGATTGGACAGGAGATGGCGATTGTGTTGAAGGTGTTGGAGATGACACAGGTTGTGATGGACTTGCTGGAGATTGGCTAGATGGTGAGGATTGGACAGGAGATGGGGATTGTGTTGAAGGTGTTGGAGATGACACAGGTTGTGCTGGGCTTGGTGGACATGGGCTAGATGGTGAGGATTGGACAGGAGATGGGGATTGTGTAGAAGGTGTTGGAGATGACACAGGTTGCGCTGCACTTGGTGGAGATTCGCTAGATGGTGAGGATTGGACAGGAGATTGGGATTGGGTTGAAGGTGTTGGAGATGACACAGGTTGCGCTGGACTTGCTGGAGATTGGCTAGATGGTGAGGATTGGACAGGAGATGGGGATTGCGTTGAAGGTGTTGGAGATGACACAGGTTGCGCTGGACTTGGTGGAGATTCGCTAGATGGTGTGGATTGGACAGGAGATGGGGATTGTGTTGAAGGTGTTGGAGATAACACAGGTTGTGCTGGACTTGGTGGAGATGGGCTAGATGGTGAGGATTGGACAGGAGATGGGGATTGTGTTGAAGGTGTTGGAGATGACACAGCTTGTGCTGGACTTGGTGGACATGGGCTAGATGGTGAGGATTGGACGGGAGATGGGGATTGTGTTGAAGGTGTTGGAGATGACACAGGTTGTGCTGGACTTGGTGGACATGGGCTAGATGGTGAGGATTGGACAGGAGATGGGGATTGTGTTGAAGGTGTTGGGGATTGTGTTGAAGGTGTTGGAGATGTCACAGGTTGCGCTGGACTTGGTGGAGATTCGCTAGATGGTGGGGACTGGACCGAAGATGGGGATTGTGTAGAAGGTGTTGGAGATGACACAGGTTGTGCTGGACCTGGTGGACATGGGCCAGATGGTGAGGATTGGACGGGAGATGGGGATTGTGTTGAAGGTGTTGGAGATGACACAGGTTGTGCTGGACTTGGTGGACATGGGCTAGATGGTGTGGATTGGACAGGAGATGGGGATTGTGTTGAAGGTGTTGGAGATGTCACAGGTTGCGCTGGACTTGGTGGAGATTCGCTAGATGGTGGGGATTGGACCGGAGATGGGGATTGTGTAGAAGGTGTTGGAGATGACACAGGTTGTGCTGGACTTGGTGGACATGGGCTAGATGGTGAGGATTGGACAGGAGATGGGGATTGTGTTGAAGGTGTTGGAGATGACACAGGTTGCGCTGGACTTGGTGGAGATTCGCTAGATGGTGGGGATTGGACGGGAGATGGGGATTGTGTTGAAGGTGTTGGAGATGACACAGGTTGTGCTGGACTTGGTGGACATGGGCTAGATGGTGAGGATTGGACAGGAGATGGGGATTGTGTTGAAGGTGTTGGAGATGACATAGGTTGCGCTGGACTTGGTGGAGATTCGCTAGATGGTGGGGATTGGACGGGAGATGGGGATTGTGTTGAAGGTGTTGGAGATGACACAGGTTGTGCTGGACTTGGTGGACATGGGCTAGATGGTGAGGATTGGACAGGAGATGGGGATTGTGTTGAATGTGTTGGAGATGACATAGGTTGCGCTGGACTTGCTGGAGATTGGCTAGATGGTGAGGATTGGACAGGAGATGGGGATTGTGTTGAAGGTGTTGGAGATGACACAGGTTGCGCTCGACTTGGTAGAGATTCGCTAGATGGTGGGGATTGGACAGGAGATGGGGATTGTGTAGAAGGTGTTGGAGATGACACAGGTTGTACTGGAGTTGGTGGAGATTCGCTAGATTGTGGGGATTTGACAGATGATGGAGACTGTGTTGCAGGTGTGGGAGATGATGTAGGTTGCTCTAGGCTTGCTGGAGATTGGCTAAGTGGCAGGGATTGCACATGCGAGAGAGATTGTGTTGAAGGTGTGGGAGATGATGTAGGTTGTTCTTGGCTTGGAGTAGATTCTTCGGATGGTTGGGATTGGACAGGCGATTGCGATTGTATTAAAGGCGGGGGAGATGAGACAGGTTGTGTTGGAGTTGGTGGAGATTCGCTAGATGGTGGGGATTGGACAGGCGATGGAGATTGTATTGCAGGCATTGGAGATGAGACTGGTTCTGGTTGGCTTGGTGGGGATTGTACAGGCGATGGAGATTGTGTTGAAGGTGTGGGAGATGATGTAGGTTGCTCTAGGCTTGCTGGGGATTGGCTAAGTGGTAGGGATTGCGCAGGTGATGGGGAATGTGTTGAAGGTGCGGGAGATGATGTAGATTGTGCTTGGCTTGGAGCAGATTCTTCCGATGGTTGGGATTGGACAG GAGATGGGGATTGTGTTGAAGGTGTTGGAGACGACACAGGTTGTGCTGGAGTTGGTGGAGATTCGCTAGATGGTGGGGATTGGACCGACGATGGAGATTGTATTGGAGGTGTTGGAGACAAAACAGGTTGTTCTGAAGTTGGTGGAGATTCGCtagatggtggggattga
- the LOC110606942 gene encoding dof zinc finger protein DOF1.6 translates to MPSESTSEMRHQTNLGSLPPPKLAEPLPCPRCQSTNTKFCYYNNYNLSQPRHFCKSCRRYWTHGGTLRNVPVGGGTRKNFKRSRSSSSSNSSSSTNTSTSTVSAVIHEPEPLSVLANLDSALPLLKVETSDNLKLNENFPVNENENFISLLNSQQGQGFMGMVGYGPGYGYGLYELGHGAFGVKGSWPLPGVGYMNGDGSSGCDTWPVGDVEGGGGLVDEDCFSWPGLAISTAGKIFK, encoded by the coding sequence ATGCCATCGGAATCCACCAGCGAAATGCGACATCAAACCAACCTGGGCTCACTTCCACCGCCTAAGTTGGCTGAGCCACTCCCTTGCCCAAGGTGCCAGTCTACAAACACTAAGTTCTGCTACTACAACAACTACAATCTCTCTCAACCTCGCCATTTCTGCAAGTCATGCCGCCGCTACTGGACCCACGGTGGTACACTACGGAACGTCCCCGTTGGCGGTGGCACTCGGAAGAACTTCAAACGCTCTCgctcctcctcttcttccaaCTCCTCTTCTTCCACTAATACCTCAACTTCCACAGTGTCCGCTGTGATTCATGAGCCTGAACCCTTGTCCGTGCTTGCTAATCTTGACTCGGCGTTACCCTTGTTGAAGGTCGAGACCTCTGATAATCTGAAACTGAATGAGAACTTCCCTGTAAACGAGAATGAAAACTTCATCTCGCTGCTCAACTCGCAGCAAGGACAAGGGTTCATGGGGATGGTCGGGTACGGACCGGGTTATGGATACGGATTATACGAATTAGGGCATGGGGCGTTTGGGGTTAAAGGGTCTTGGCCATTACCTGGAGTGGGGTATATGAATGGAGATGGTAGTTCTGGGTGCGACACGTGGCCTGTGGGTGATGTTGAAGGAGGAGGAGGGTTGGTGGATGAAGATTGCTTTTCTTGGCCTGGTCTTGCAATTTCCACAGCAGGAAAAATTTTTAAGTGA
- the LOC110606091 gene encoding lysine histidine transporter-like 8 translates to MDERPETELISIPATPRASTPEVLTPSGQRSPRPPSKEAKSSTAWTPTSFISPRFLSPIGTPMKRVLINMKGYLEEMGHLTKLNPQDAWLPITESRNGNAHYAAFHNLNAGVGFQALVLPVAFAFLGWSWGILSLTIAYCWQLYTLWVLVQLHEAVPGKRYNRYVELAEAAFGERLGVWLSLFPTVYLSAGTATALILIGGETMKLFFQIVCGPLCSSNPLTTVEWYLVFTSLCIVLSQLPNLNSIAGLSLIGAITAITYSTMVWVLSVSQQRPPSISYEPLSLPSSTASVFSVLNALGIIAFAFRGHNLALEIQSTMPSTFKHPAHVPMWKGAKVAYFFIAMCLFPVAIGGFWAYGNLMPSGGILNALYGFHSHDIPRGLLALTCLLVVFNCLSSFQIYSMPVFDSFEAGYISRTNRPCSIWVRSGFRVFCGFFSFFIGVAFPFLSSLAGLLGGLTLPVTFAYPCFMWVLIKRPTKYSFNWYFNWILGWLGIAFSLAFSIGGVWSIVNNGLRLKFFKPPN, encoded by the exons ATGGATGAAAGGCCAGAGACGGAGCTTATATCCATTCCGGCGACCCCGCGTGCCTCTACGCCGGAGGTTCTAACGCCTTCAGGTCAACGATCACCGAGGCCTCCTTCCAAGGAAGCGAAATCGTCGACGGCGTGGACGCCGACGTCGTTCATATCGCCGAGGTTTTTGAGTCCTATAGGGACGCCGATGAAGAGGGTTTTGATTAACATGAAGGGATATTTGGAGGAGATGGGGCATCTCACCAAGCTCAACCCACAAGATGCTTGGCTACCTATTACTGAATCTCGCAATGGCAACGCTCACTACGCGGCGTTTCATAATCTAAATGCTGGTGTTGGGTTTCAGGCCCTAGTTTTGCCTGTTGCCTTTGCTTTCCTTGGCTG GAGTTGGGGAATACTGTCCTTGACCATAGCCTATTGCTGGCAACTTTATACTTTGTGGGTTTTAGTTCAGCTACATGAAGCTGTTCCTGGGAAGAGGTATAACAGATACGTCGAGCTCGCAGAAGCTGCATTTG GGGAAAGGTTAGGTGTCTGGCTGTCTCTCTTTCCAACTGTGTATTTGTCAGCTGGAACTGCAACAGCTTTGATTCTTATAGGAGGGGAGACGATGAAGCTCTTCTTCCAAATAGTTTGTGGGCCCCTCTGTTCATCGAATCCCCTAACAACTGTTGAATGGTACCTGGTATTCACTTCTCTGTGTATTGTATTGTCGCAGCTCCCAAACCTTAATTCAATTGCAGGACTTTCCCTTATTGGTGCCATAACAGCTATAACATATTCCACCATGGTGTGGGTGCTATCCGTTAGTCAACAAAGGCCACCTTCAATCTCCTACGAACCCCTTTCTTTGCCATCCTCTACTGCTTCTGTCTTTTCAGTATTGAATGCGCTTGGAATTATAGCCTTCGCTTTCAGAGGGCATAATCTGGCCCTGGAGATTCAG TCGACAATGCCATCAACCTTTAAGCACCCAGCTCATGTACCCATGTGGAAAGGAGCCAAAGTTGCTTATTTCTTCATTGCCATGTGCCTTTTCCCTGTTGCAATTGGAGGCTTTTGGGCTTATGGAAATCTT ATGCCTTCAGGAGGAATTCTCAATGCTTTATATGGTTTCCACAGCCATGATATTCCTCGAGGACTTCTTGCATTGACTTGTCTGCTGGTTGTGTTCAATTGCTTAAGCAGTTTCCAGATATACTCGATGCCTGTTTTTGACAGTTTTGAAGCTGGCTACATCAGCCGTACCAACCGCCCATGCTCAATCTGGGTTCGGTCAGGATTTCGGGTTTTCTGCggattcttctctttcttcataGGTGTTGCATTTCCTTTCCTATCTAGTTTAGCTGGTCTATTGGGGGGACTTACCCTTCCGGTTACATTTGCATACCCTTGCTTCATGTGGGTTCTCATTAAAAGACCTACTAAGTACAGCTTCAATTGGTATTTCAACTGGATCCTGGGTTGGTTGGGCATTGCATTTAGCTTGGCCTTTTCAATTGGAGGAGTTTGGAGTATAGTGAACAATGGTCTGAGATTAAAGTTCTTCAAGCCACCAAATTAA